GCCTCCTTCCCCGCCGCGTGCGCCCGCACCACCCCCGCCAGCGTGTTCGTGTCGGCGATGCCCGCCGCGACGTGCCCCAGCGACGCCGCCCGTTCCACCAGTTCTTCCGGATGACTCGCGCCGGTCAGGAACGTGTAGTTGCTCGTCACCGCCAACTCGCAGTACCCCGGCGCCGACACCGCGCGCACACCGCCCGCGGCGCGATCGGCGCCCGCGGCCTTCGCGGGGTGGGGCTTCACCTTCTGAAACTCGTTCTCCGGCACGTGCCGCTCCCTTTACGCCCATACCCCGTGCACGAACCACCGCCCGCTCGCCAGGCACCGGAACACCCACAGCCGCACCCCGTCCGCGTCCTGCACCCGGTAGTACTCGCGCCCCCTCGCCTCGCCCCGCCACCACTCGCCCTCGATCCGCTCGGGCCCGGCGCACGCCCGCACCTCGTGCTCGCCGAGCGACCACCGCACACGCGCCACCGGGCCGTCCGGCGAGAGCAGCACCGCCTCCGCCGCACGCGCGGGCTCGAAGAGCACCGTCGGTCGATCGCCCCGCGTGATCGCACCGACCGGCGCGTCCGCCCCGCACGCCGTCCGGAACGCCCGCTCCGGCACGTGCGACCCCGCGGCGTGCGCGTACAGCACGCCCGTCTCGCCCAATCGAGCCCGCAGCACGTCCAGCAGTTCCTCGCGCGCCCCCGTGTGCGGGTCCGCACCCTCGCCCCGCACCCCGCCGCCCGTCAGCGCCCCGCTCGTCAACTGGTCGTGACGCAGCACCCCGGTCGAGGGCGCCCGCACCACGACGCCCTCGACCCCGAACCCCATGTGCGCCCGCTCGACGTGGTGCCTGAGCAGCGCCCACACGTGCCGCACGTCGCGGTTCGCACGACCAAGCCGCACCCGCAGTCGCTCCGGCTTCAGGTCCGACCGGTGCAGCACCACCTCGACACTCCGCGCGCCGCGCTCCCGCTCCAGCAGCACGCGGCACACCCTCTCCAGCAGTTCACGCACGGTCCGCTCGATCACCCCCGTGTCCTTCGTCGGCCCGTCGAACATCCGCGACGCCTCCGGCGCCGGCGCATCCCGCACCGGCTCGATCGTCTCGATCGCCCGCCCCAGCGCCCGGTCGAGCTGCACCAGCAGGTCGTCGCCGAACCGCGGTGCGAGCGTCGAACGGGGCAGGTCCAGCACGTCCCCGATGCGCCCGAGCCCCACGTCGTCCAGCCCCGCCGCGATCTCCTCGCCCACGCGCAGCGCCCGCACGGGCAGCGGCGCCAACGCCGCCCGCTCGCCCCCCGGCACGACCACCCCGTGCGCCTGCTCCCCGCAGCGTGCCACCGCCCACGCGCACCCGTAGCTGCCCGCGATCGCCGCACGCGCCCGCAGCCCCAGCGAGGCCAGGTCGCGCACCACCCGCGCCGCCATCTCCCCCTCGCCCCCGAACAGGTGCGAGCACCCCGTCACGTCCGCGAGCAAGCCGTCCGGCGGATCAGAGAACGCATCCACCGCGACGCTCGGCGAGAACCGCCCCGCCCACACCGCCAGCGCACGCACCCCCGCCCGCTCACGCGCCGCGTCACGCCGTTCCACCCGAACGCGTCCGCGCGGCACCAGCGCCCGCGCCTGCGCGAGCACCATCCCCTCGCGCACGCCCGCCCGCGCCGCGCGCTCGCACGCCCGCACGACCACCTCGCGCCCGCGTGACTGGCCCACCACCAGCAGCGCCTCGCCCTCCCGCGCCCGCTCACGCGACCCGCGGTCGCGACGGCGTTGCAGGTCGAGCGAGAGGCTCGCCAGCCAGATCGCCATCGCACGCCGTCCATGCACGTGTTCCACCCGTTCCATCATGCCGACGCACGACCCACCGTCGTACGCCCCCGGTCACAGGCCGCAGTCCTTTGCAGCGCAGCAGTTCAACCGTCCATGCGAGCCGGTCGGGCATCTCGCCCCCCGCCTGCTCGTCGTGCTCCGCGCGGGGCGTCACGAGCCACCGCGTCTGCCCGGCCGACAGCACCGCCCGCTCATGCCCGGGACGCGCCAGCAGCGCCGGCACGCCCCCCGCCTGGGCCGCCAGGTGCAGCCGGCGCGACTCGCCCATCGTGAGCCCCGAGCCGTCGCCCACCACCGCGCAGACCCCCGCACATCGCAGCGCCTGCTCGGTCGCCCACGTGCGGTCCGCGGCCGATGAGGCGTCCACGAACACCGACCCCGCCAGCAGCCGCCGATCGTCCTGCCCTTCCCCGGCGTCGCTCCGCCGCACCAGCGCGTGCGGATAAGGCCAGACCCCGCGCCCCACCCACATCACCACCCGCCCGTGCGACGCCCGTGCCGCGCTTTCCGCGGCGATCGCCGCCCACGCCAGATCGATCAGCACCGCCAGCGGCGGGGCGGCGTTCACCCGCTCCGACGGGCCGAACCACTCGTGCAGCCCGGGGCTCACGCCCAGCCCACGCGGGTCGTCGTACGCCCCGGATTCCGGCGCAACTCCAGAACCGGCAGCGGCTTCCATCGCGCCACGCAACGCCGCGAGCACTTCGGCACGCGAAAGTGGTCGACTTGAAGTTCGCATTCCGATAGGGTACTATCGGATTATGTTTGGGTCAAGTGAACTCGTGTGAGCAATGTCCTGGGCCGTCACCCCGGGAATCCCGAGTTCATGTAGGATGCGGTCGACGCCAGAGCGGCCGCGTGCCGCCGCGTCTCTCACAATCCCTGTTGCGCCCGAAAGGAGAGCCCGATGCCCGCCCCGGTGGTTCACTTTGAAATCGGCTGCCAGCACATCGAGTCGACCAAGAAGTTCTACGCGTCCGTGTTCGGCTGGGAGTACAGCCCCGAGATGCCCACGATGGGGATGGTGACCAACCTCGGTCCCTTCGCCTCCAAGCCCACCGATGGCATCGGCGGGCACATCAACTCGCTCGGCCATCCGCCGCACACCTACGTCACCTTCTATGTGCAGGTCGACGACATCCCCGGCACGCTCGCCCAGATCGAGGCGTCGGGCGGCAAGACGCTCATCCCCAAGACCGAGGTGCCCGGCATGGGGCACTTCGCGTGGTTCACCGATCCGGAAGGCAACGCCATCGGCCTCTGGACCTCGATGAAGCACTGACCCGCGTCCCCTCGCCGACACTCGTTCGCAAGGGCCCCGGTCCTACAGTGGCCCCGCGCCCGTACCCCGAGGATGACATGCCCCAGACCCCTCCCACGCTCGACCATCCCACGTTCAAGGTCGTGAAGGACGCCTTTCCTTCCAAGCGTTTCAAGGCCACGGAGTTCCGGGGCCAGTCGACGCTCATCGTGGAGCCGGCCGACCTGCACGAGGTGATGGCCTTCCTGAAGGCCGATCCGCGCTGCGACTACAACTTTCTGTCCGACGTCGCCGGCGCCGACTACCTGAACTACCCCGCCGCGATGCTCGGGCGCTTCGCCGTCATCTACAACCTCATCTCGTTCGCGCGCGACGACCGCTTCTTCGTCAAGGTCTTCCTCGATCCCTCGCGCCCGACCGCCGGCACCGAGCACGACCCCGCCCTGGAAGTCGACTCCGTGACCGACCTGTGGCCCGGGGCCGAGTGGACCGAGCGCGAGGTCTTCGACATGTTCGGCGTCCGCTTCCGCAACCATCCGGACCTGCGCCGCATCCTGCTCTGGGAGGCCTACCCGGCGTTCCCGCTCCGCAAGGAGTACCCCGTCCGCGGGCTGGGCGAGCGTGAGCAGTACCGCGTGGTCGACCGAAGCTCCTCCTGAGGCGCGTAACCGGGGCGCGCTTCGCTCGTAGCATGAGGTGTGATCTCCGCCCACCTCCCGCCGCTGCGTTGGTCTCCGCGTGCCCTGGGTCGCGCGTGGGCGCTGGGGGCCGCCGCGCTGCTGGGGCTGGCGTCGTGCGAGTCGGAGGGCCCGCGCGACACGCCCGAGGCGACGATCGCGTCGTTCTCGAAGGACGTGCGCGAGGGGCGTGCCGAGCGTCTGGGTGATTACCTGTACGCCGACAACCCGGACATGCGGCGCCTCATGCGCCGCACGGGCGTGCTGCTGGGAAACCTGCAGGCGCTGGGCGAGTCGGTGCAGGCGAAGTTCCCGGATGAAGTCGCGGCGTTGAAGGCGGAGGCCGAGAAGGCCGCCGCCGAAGGCCGCTCGGGCGGGTTCTTCTCGCAGATGGCCTCGCAGATGGGGGGCACGAACCGCCGCCGCCGCGCGAATGTCCGCGCGGGTGACAACGCGCAGTCGTCGTTCAACGACGCCATCCAGCAGTTGCTCGCCGATCCCTACGCGTGGGCGGAGGAAAGCGAGAAGCGCCTCACGACGGCGTTCCTCACCGACGACAGCGTGGCCCTGCTGTGGGATTCCAAGCCGATCCTCCCGCCCCTGGGCATGTCGATGCGCCGCGCGGACGACGGCAAGTGGTACGTCGTCCCACCGACCGAATCACCCACCCTCGCCCCCTTCATGCCCAAGACGCCCGAGCAATACCAGATGTTCGGCAGCCTCATCGCGACGTTCGACAACCTGGTCATCGACCTGCGCAAGGACGTCGACGAGGGCCGCGTGCGGAGCCTGGACGAACTCTCGAACCGCGCGGGCGAGCGCGCCTTCCTGCCCCTCGCCGCGGCGTTCTACGCCTACTCGAACTACACCACCAAGATGCGCCAGAACGAGCGCGGCGAGGCGACGCCGCCCGCCAAGCCCGACGCCCCCAAGCCCGACGCCCCCAAGCCCGACGGCACCACTCCCGGCCCCGGCTAGTTGCCCCCCAGGCGCGAGTCGAACACGCCCGTCTCCGAGAAGCCCAGCCCGCTCGACGCCCCGTACGGGCGGACGACCACGCTGAGCCCGGTCTCGCCGGTGATCTCGTTCGACGACACGCCGACGCCGACGGTGAGGCTGGCGAAGCGGCGTTGGAAGAGGGCCGCGATCGTCTGCAGTTTCGACTCGTCGGTGTCGTAGTTGGCCCCGATGGTGACCGAGTACTTGGGCGTGAGTTCGTACGCGAGCCCGAGCGTGACGTACGTCGCGTCCTGCGGGTTGAGGTAACGCACGTCCAGCGCCGCCGTGAACGCCGACCCCTGCAGGACCAGCACGCCCACGCTCGTCATGGCCTGCTCGGACTCGTCGAGGTCGTACACGCTGCTGCCCGTGAGGCTGGCCGCCTCGGTCAGCCGCAGCACCGCGTCGACCACGAAGTAGTCGCCCGGGTTCGAGTACTCCGGGCGGAACTCGAAGAACCGCCCGATGGGCGAGCGTGCGCCCGTCTCGTCCGAGGAGAACACGAAGTCGGTGCTGATCGTCAGCAGATCGACATCGTGCCAGCGCCCCTCGCCGCCCCGCTGCGTCTGGAAGAGCTGGTTCACCCCCACGCGGATCACCGTGCCCTCCAGGATGTCCTCGACGTCCGCGTCGTACACCGGGATCGCGCCGCGCTCGACCGTCGTGCCCGCGCTCCACACCGTCACGTTCGGCTCCACGATGTGGCGCACCCGGTGGATGTCCAGCAGCGGCACGTCCACCCCGTCGTACACGCGCTGCAGCGTCGTGGACAGCCGCAGCCCCGCGGCCCCCCAGAGGCGCAGCGCGTCGTCCTCCTCGGGGCTGTACGCCTCGAAGTCGGTGTCGTACAGCGTCGTCCGCCCCACGATGAACGGGTTCACGCGGACCGGGCCCACGTCCGTCTGGAGCGACAGTTCCTGGCGCGAGTCAAGGCGGTACACCGCGTCCTCGAACAGCCCGCGCGCGCGGAGCACGTCGGACAGGCGCTCGTCGGCGTTGGTGCCCTGCCCGCGCTGCGCGAGCGCGTTGCTCGTGAGCCCGCGCTCGCGCGCCAGCACCTCGTCGAAGGCCATCTCGAGGCGTCCGGCGCGGTACTCGCTGAACCACGTGAGCAGGCCCGGGTGCCCGGGCCCGAGCAGGTCGTCTGCCAGACGCGCGTACGTGATCTCGGGCGTGCGCGTCACGCTGTACCCCTGGCTCTGCAGGAGGTATTCGTTGGCGAGGAAGTCGTTGAACGACCCCTCGATCTCGACGGAGAACGCCGTGTGCCTGTCGAGGCGCCGCGCCGCCGCGCGGTTCGTGAACTCCCGGCGTGTCTCGCCCAGGTCTTCAAAGAACGCGTCGACGAACGCCTCGTCGCTGATGTACGCGAGTTCGCCCAAGACCGTCCACTGCTCGTCGAGCTTCAGGCGATGCTCGCCCAGCACGATCCCGCGGAACTCCTCGTCGCGGTCGATCTCGGCGCCCGACTTGAGCACGTCCGTCCCGCGGTCCATCGGCACGGTGTACGCCAGCAGGTTCCCGCGCGAGTCCGGCGCGTTCCACGCCGCCTTCACGCCCACGCCCGGCCCGCGCTCAAAGTAGAAGTCCGCGAGCAGGTCCACGCTCACGTTGCGCGGCGTGCTCGCCCCGAACAACGCGTACGCGTTCACCGTCGTGAGCAGCGCCGCGCCCGAGCCCGACCGGTTCTCGACCCGGAAGTCCTTGATGATCCGGCTCTCGGGGTCGCCCGCGTACGAAGGCCAGTACACGAACGGCACGCCCAGGAACCGCCCCGTCACGTCGCTCGCCTCGATCCACGTCACCGGGCGGGGCGGCGCCGCGCCGGGGTCGGCGCCCGTGTCCACCGGCGGGGCTTTGCGGGTCACCGTCACCTTCGACGCGCCGATCGACAGCTCGGGCTTGAAGAACGGGCTCGTCGTGAACACCGCCTGCTCTGCCGTGAATGTGTCCGCCGCCGTCTGCCGCACCGTCTTCGCCCGCACGTACAGCGGCACCTCGCGCGATTCGTCGTACGTCGAGAAGACCGCGTCCAGCATCACGCCGGTGTTGGCGCGCAGGTCGTAGTACACCTGCGGCCCGCGCACCGTGTACGTGCCGTCCGACGCCGTCACGTCGCCCTCGAGGTAGACCCCCCGCACGCGCGACGCGTCGAACGCGAGCAGATCGCGCACCGAGCCAGGGTCGAGAAAGATCACCGCCCGGCGGGCCGTCAACTGCACCACGCGATCGCGCGATGCGTCGGCGTACTGGATGGTGACCCCGCCGGTCGCAACGACGGCGCTCTCGTCCGCGCCCGCCTGGATCGTGACGTCCCCTGGCGCCAGCGTCAGCACGCCCGTGCCCGCGAAGATCGGCGCGCCCGTGGGCGGCGGCGCGGGCGGGGGCGGCGCGGGCGTGGAAGATCCGGGCGATTCGGGGGCGGGTGCCGTGGGGGCAGGCGTAGACGGCCGGCCCTCGGGTGTTGGCCGGGGCGATTCGCCCGCGGGCGACCTCGGCTGTGCCGGCGGCCCGGGCTGCCGCGCCAGTGGCTGGCGCGTGGTTGGCTGCTGTGTCCGTGGCTGCTGTGTCGTCGGCGGCGTCTCCGGCGAGCGCCTTTCCGGGCCCGACGCGACCCGCTCCGGCGCCGGTGCCCGACCAGTTGTTCGCCGGGGCGGCACCGCTCGCTCGCCCGGCGTTCGCGGCGTGAATCTCGGCAGCGGCGGCGGTGGGGGCGGCGCGGCTCCGGCGACCCGGGAGAGCGACTCCGCCAGGGCAGCAGCGCCCGCACCGGCGACCCGCGCGTCGGCCGCGCGGGCGGCGCTCGGAGGCCCGTCGACCACCAGGTCGCCCTCGATCGTCGCGTCGGTGGTCGCGACGATGGCCCGGACGGGCAGCCGCTCCGCCGTCAGCCCGGCGCCGGCGGGCAACGCCGGATCGCCCACGTCCTCGAGGTAGACAAAGACCTGGGTGGCGCCCTGCCCGGCGCCGTCCACGGTGCGAAGGAACGCCGCCCCCCGGGCCGCCCGCAGTTCGCGATCACCGAGCGCGACGCGCACGTCGCCGACGAGCGTGACCCGGCGGACGCCCTGGTCGTCCCAGGAATGCACGCGGTTTGCCCGCAGCCGGATCACGCCGGGCACGGTGGGCAGGGGCAGGCGAGTCTGCGCGAACGCCGCCCCGGCCTCGGCGGGGGACAGCCCGGCCCCGGCCGGCTGCCCGGGCTGAGACCACGCGAGGGGCACAACCCCACGCGGCGCGAGGGCGAACGCCCCCCCGGCGAGGATGGCAGACAGGGCCCAGGAATCGGGGCCGCAACGGCGCGTCCGTGCCATAGGGGGCCATGCTACGGGGGCGGGGGCACGGGCACAAACGACGGGGTGATCGCGCTGCGGCGAGGGAGGCTTGCCCCGAGCGGCGCGTGTCAACTTACGCCGCGAATGATCGGACCTCGATCTCGGCTCCGGCCTTGACCGACGCGTCGGCTTGCCGGAGAAGTTCCCGCGTGGTCGCCTCGTCAACGAACTGCTCGCCGCAGTTTTCGCACACTTCCGCCGGGACGCTCCGAAAGACGATCGTGGCCGAGCCGCGGTCGAGCGTGACGGTCACCTTGCCCGGGTGCGTCCGGCCGTGTTTGCAGATGGGGCAGTTCATGGCTTTCTTCTGCGTCGGAATCCATCTTCCCACAAGCGCGGGTCGGGTTGGTACACCGTCACGACGAAAAGTGTATTCGACGTGGCATCAAAGGAGGTGACGATGTGGAGCGGTGTCGCACCGGGGCCGGCGCCGACCCAGCCGAGCCGTACCTCAGCAGGGAACGGGAGGTCGTCTGGGTACCGCTCGATGACCGTGCCGTTCGCAACGACGTCCCGCACGTCAACCTCGCTGATTCCGCGGCGGAACATCTGCTGGACCGCGTGCACACGAAAGACGAGCGCAGGCTCGGCGGTCATTTACGGCGCCCACACGTTCGCCGTGCGCATCGGCACCGCCGGCGTGCCGGCGCCCTTGCCGCCGTCCCCCACCGGCGCGGGGATGACGGTCGTGCCGACCTCGGCCTTGATGACCGCGACGGGCGCGACCTCCCTGGGGAACGCCGCCGCGTGCACCGCCGGCACCGTCACGCCGTTCAGGTGCATGCTCCTGCTCGACAGCCCGGGGAAGTGCTCGCCCTGCCAGCTCGCGGGGTACTTCGTGTCGTCCATCTCCAGGGCCGCCTTCGTCGGGAAGAGCGGGCGGAACGTGTCGCACATCACCGCCAGTTCCTGCGTGTGCGTCGCCGCGAGGCTGGCCTCGATCGTGCCCGGGTGCGGCCCGTGCGGGATGCCCTGCGGGTGCAGCGTCAGGCTGCCGATCTCGATGCCCTTGCGGCTGCCGAAGTTCCCGTCCACGTAGTACAGCACCTCGTCGCTGTCGAGGTTGCTGTGGTTGTACGGCACCTTGATGCTCTGCGGGTGATAGTCCAGCATCCGCGGCGCGAACGTGCAGATCACGAAGTTGTGCGCCTCGAACGTCTGGTGGATCGGGGGCGGCATGTGCAGCTTCCCCGTGATCGGGCTGAAGTCGTCCGCGTTGAAGATGAACGGGTAGTAGCACCCGTCCCACCCGACGATGTCCAGCGGGTGGTAGTGGTACGTGTACGAGTGCACCAGGTCGCGCGCCTTGATCCGCACCTCGAACTCGCCCTTCTCGTCCCACGTCATCGGCGTCTCGGGCGTGCGGATGTCGCGCTCGCAGAAGGGCGCGTGCTCCAGGAACTGCCCGTGCGCCTTGCTCACGTACCGCGGCGGGGGGCCGATGTGGCTCCCGTTCGTCGTCTCGATCAGCAGCACCTTGCCGAACGGCATCGATTCGACCGGCGGGCCGCCGTCCGCCGGCTTCCCGTCCGCGCCCGTCTTCCGCGCGTCCCACACGATCGTGTAGATCACGCCCTTGGGGATCACCAGGTAATCCCGCGGCCCGAACTTCAGCGTGCCCAGCATCGTGTGGCACACCCCCGACCCGTAGTGGATGAACAGGCACTCGTCCCCCTGCCCGTTCTTGTAGTGGTAGGCCATCTGCTCGGCGGGGTTGCACACCGCCATCTCGCAGTCGCTGTTGCCGAAGAGCACCACGCGCCCGGTCACGAAGTCGCCCTTGGGCGCCAGCGGCGCCGACTTCACGTGGCGCATCCGCATGATGTCCTGCTCGACGTACTCGACCTTCGTGGAGTACAGAGGCTTCCACCCGTACACCTGCGTCGGCGGGTGAATGTGGTACATCGTCGTCGTCGGGCCCACGAAGCCCTCGGTACCGAACACTTCCTCGGAGTACAGGCACCCGTCGGGACGCCGGAACTGCACGTGGCGCTTCTGGGGGATCAGGCCGAGCCGGGTGTAAAAGGGCATGGCGAACCTCCTTCCTGCAATGGTAGGAAGACACCCGCCCGGGCCCGGCGGGT
The Planctomycetota bacterium DNA segment above includes these coding regions:
- a CDS encoding DUF4258 domain-containing protein; translated protein: MTAEPALVFRVHAVQQMFRRGISEVDVRDVVANGTVIERYPDDLPFPAEVRLGWVGAGPGATPLHIVTSFDATSNTLFVVTVYQPDPRLWEDGFRRRRKP
- a CDS encoding NADH-quinone oxidoreductase subunit C — translated: MPQTPPTLDHPTFKVVKDAFPSKRFKATEFRGQSTLIVEPADLHEVMAFLKADPRCDYNFLSDVAGADYLNYPAAMLGRFAVIYNLISFARDDRFFVKVFLDPSRPTAGTEHDPALEVDSVTDLWPGAEWTEREVFDMFGVRFRNHPDLRRILLWEAYPAFPLRKEYPVRGLGEREQYRVVDRSSS
- a CDS encoding type II toxin-antitoxin system MqsA family antitoxin, with the protein product MNCPICKHGRTHPGKVTVTLDRGSATIVFRSVPAEVCENCGEQFVDEATTRELLRQADASVKAGAEIEVRSFAA
- a CDS encoding VOC family protein; translation: MPAPVVHFEIGCQHIESTKKFYASVFGWEYSPEMPTMGMVTNLGPFASKPTDGIGGHINSLGHPPHTYVTFYVQVDDIPGTLAQIEASGGKTLIPKTEVPGMGHFAWFTDPEGNAIGLWTSMKH
- a CDS encoding DNA polymerase Y family protein, translating into MAIWLASLSLDLQRRRDRGSRERAREGEALLVVGQSRGREVVVRACERAARAGVREGMVLAQARALVPRGRVRVERRDAARERAGVRALAVWAGRFSPSVAVDAFSDPPDGLLADVTGCSHLFGGEGEMAARVVRDLASLGLRARAAIAGSYGCAWAVARCGEQAHGVVVPGGERAALAPLPVRALRVGEEIAAGLDDVGLGRIGDVLDLPRSTLAPRFGDDLLVQLDRALGRAIETIEPVRDAPAPEASRMFDGPTKDTGVIERTVRELLERVCRVLLERERGARSVEVVLHRSDLKPERLRVRLGRANRDVRHVWALLRHHVERAHMGFGVEGVVVRAPSTGVLRHDQLTSGALTGGGVRGEGADPHTGAREELLDVLRARLGETGVLYAHAAGSHVPERAFRTACGADAPVGAITRGDRPTVLFEPARAAEAVLLSPDGPVARVRWSLGEHEVRACAGPERIEGEWWRGEARGREYYRVQDADGVRLWVFRCLASGRWFVHGVWA
- a CDS encoding homogentisate 1,2-dioxygenase domain-containing protein; the protein is MPFYTRLGLIPQKRHVQFRRPDGCLYSEEVFGTEGFVGPTTTMYHIHPPTQVYGWKPLYSTKVEYVEQDIMRMRHVKSAPLAPKGDFVTGRVVLFGNSDCEMAVCNPAEQMAYHYKNGQGDECLFIHYGSGVCHTMLGTLKFGPRDYLVIPKGVIYTIVWDARKTGADGKPADGGPPVESMPFGKVLLIETTNGSHIGPPPRYVSKAHGQFLEHAPFCERDIRTPETPMTWDEKGEFEVRIKARDLVHSYTYHYHPLDIVGWDGCYYPFIFNADDFSPITGKLHMPPPIHQTFEAHNFVICTFAPRMLDYHPQSIKVPYNHSNLDSDEVLYYVDGNFGSRKGIEIGSLTLHPQGIPHGPHPGTIEASLAATHTQELAVMCDTFRPLFPTKAALEMDDTKYPASWQGEHFPGLSSRSMHLNGVTVPAVHAAAFPREVAPVAVIKAEVGTTVIPAPVGDGGKGAGTPAVPMRTANVWAP
- the lptD gene encoding LPS assembly protein LptD, coding for MARTRRCGPDSWALSAILAGGAFALAPRGVVPLAWSQPGQPAGAGLSPAEAGAAFAQTRLPLPTVPGVIRLRANRVHSWDDQGVRRVTLVGDVRVALGDRELRAARGAAFLRTVDGAGQGATQVFVYLEDVGDPALPAGAGLTAERLPVRAIVATTDATIEGDLVVDGPPSAARAADARVAGAGAAALAESLSRVAGAAPPPPPPLPRFTPRTPGERAVPPRRTTGRAPAPERVASGPERRSPETPPTTQQPRTQQPTTRQPLARQPGPPAQPRSPAGESPRPTPEGRPSTPAPTAPAPESPGSSTPAPPPPAPPPTGAPIFAGTGVLTLAPGDVTIQAGADESAVVATGGVTIQYADASRDRVVQLTARRAVIFLDPGSVRDLLAFDASRVRGVYLEGDVTASDGTYTVRGPQVYYDLRANTGVMLDAVFSTYDESREVPLYVRAKTVRQTAADTFTAEQAVFTTSPFFKPELSIGASKVTVTRKAPPVDTGADPGAAPPRPVTWIEASDVTGRFLGVPFVYWPSYAGDPESRIIKDFRVENRSGSGAALLTTVNAYALFGASTPRNVSVDLLADFYFERGPGVGVKAAWNAPDSRGNLLAYTVPMDRGTDVLKSGAEIDRDEEFRGIVLGEHRLKLDEQWTVLGELAYISDEAFVDAFFEDLGETRREFTNRAAARRLDRHTAFSVEIEGSFNDFLANEYLLQSQGYSVTRTPEITYARLADDLLGPGHPGLLTWFSEYRAGRLEMAFDEVLARERGLTSNALAQRGQGTNADERLSDVLRARGLFEDAVYRLDSRQELSLQTDVGPVRVNPFIVGRTTLYDTDFEAYSPEEDDALRLWGAAGLRLSTTLQRVYDGVDVPLLDIHRVRHIVEPNVTVWSAGTTVERGAIPVYDADVEDILEGTVIRVGVNQLFQTQRGGEGRWHDVDLLTISTDFVFSSDETGARSPIGRFFEFRPEYSNPGDYFVVDAVLRLTEAASLTGSSVYDLDESEQAMTSVGVLVLQGSAFTAALDVRYLNPQDATYVTLGLAYELTPKYSVTIGANYDTDESKLQTIAALFQRRFASLTVGVGVSSNEITGETGLSVVVRPYGASSGLGFSETGVFDSRLGGN